A genomic segment from Sciurus carolinensis chromosome 1, mSciCar1.2, whole genome shotgun sequence encodes:
- the Lrp8 gene encoding low-density lipoprotein receptor-related protein 8 isoform X15 gives MGRLERAALRPLALLLLLLMQLQHLAAAADPLRGGQGPIKECQEHQFRCRNERCIPSVWRCDEDDDCSDNSDEDDCPKKTCADSDFTCDNGHCIPERWKCDGEEECPDGSDESAATCPRQVCPAEKLSCGPTSHKCVPASWRCDGEKDCEGGADEAGCATLVGTCHGDEFQCGDGTCVLVIKRCNQEQDCPDGSDEAGCLQGLNECLHNNGGCSHICTDLKIGFECTCPAGFRLLDQKTCGDIDECEDPDACSQICVNYKGYFKCECHPGYEMDTLTKNCKAVAGKSPSLIFTNRHEVRKIDLVKRDYSRLIPMLKNVVSLDVEVATNRIYWCDLSYRKIYSAYMDKASDPAEQEVLIDEQLHSPEGLAVDWVHKHIYWTDSGNKTISVATLDGGRRCTLFSRDLSEPRAIAVDPLRGFMYWSDWGYQAKIEKSGLNGVDRQTLVSDNIEWPNGITLDLLNERLYWVDSKLHQLSSIDFSGSNRKMLIFSPDFLSHPFGIAVFEDKVFWTDLENEAIFSANRLNGLEISILAENLNNPHDIVIFHELKQPRAADACELSAQPNGGCEYLCLPAPQISSHSPKYTCACPDTMWLGPDMKRCYRAPQSTSTTTLASTTSRTVAATTRATGTTIHSPTYQNHSTEAPSLAAAVPSSVSVPRAPSINPSTPSPATSNHSQHYGNEGGKMGSTVTAAVIGIITPIAVIALLCMSGYLIWRNWKRKNTKSMNFDNPVYRKTTEEEDEDELHIGRTAQIGHVYPARVALSLEDDGLP, from the exons CTAAGAAGACCTGTGCGGACAGCGACTTCACCTGTGACAACGGCCACTGCATCCCCGAGCGGTGGAAGTGTGATGGAGAGGAGGAGTGTCCCGATGGCTCCGATGAGTCGGCGGCCACTTGCC CCAGGCAAGTGTGTCCTGCAGAGAAACTGAGCTGTGGACCTACCAGCCACAAGTGTGTGCCTGCCTCCTGGCGCTGTGACGGGGAGAAGGACTGCGAGGGTGGAGCAGATGAAGCTGGCTGTGCTACCT TGGTGGGGACCTGCCATGGGGACGAGTTCCAGTGTGGGGATGGGACTTGTGTCCTTGTAATCAAACGCTGCAACCAGGAACAAGACTGTCCAGATGGGAGTGATGAAGCTGGCTGCTTACAGG GGCTGAACGAGTGTCTGCATAACAATGGTGGCTGTTCCCACATCTGCACTGACCTCAAGATCGGCTTTGAGTGTACCTGTCCAGCGGGCTTCCGGCTTCTGGACCAGAAGACCTGTGGCG ACATTGACGAGTGTGAGGACCCGGATGCCTGCAGCCAGATCTGTGTGAATTACAAGGGATACTTTAAGTGCGAGTGTCACCCTGGCTATGAAATGGACACATTGACCAAGAACTGCAAGGCTGTGG ctgggaagagcCCGTCCCTAATCTTCACCAACCGGCACGAGGTGCGGAAGATAGACCTGGTGAAGCGGGACTACTCACGCCTCATCCCCATGCTCAAGAATGTTGTGTCACTAGATGTGGAAGTTGCAACCAATCGCATCTACTGGTGTGACCTCTCCTACCGCAAAATCTATAG TGCCTACATGGACAAGGCCAGTGACCCGGCAGAGCAAGAGGTACTCATTGATGAGCAGCTACACTCTCCAGAAGGCCTGGCCGTGGACTGGGTCCACAAGCACATCTATTGGACAGACTCAGGCAATAAGACCATCTCAGTGGCCACACTCGATGGTGGCCGCAGATGCACTCTCTTCAGCCGTGACCTCAGTGAACCCCGAGCCATTGCTGTCGATCCCCTGCGAGG GTTCATGTACTGGTCTGACTGGGGGTACCAGGCCAAGATTGAGAAGTCTGGGCTCAATGGTGTGGACCGGCAAACACTGGTATCAGACAATATTGAATGGCCCAACGGAATCACCCTGG ATTTGCTGAATGAGCGATTATACTGGGTGGACTCCAAGCTGCACCAGCTGTCCAGCATTGACTTCAGTGGAAGCAATAGAAAGATGCTGATTTTCTCCCCTGACTTCCTGAGCCACCCCTTTGGGATAGCTGTGTTTGAG GACAAGGTGTTCTGGACAGACCTGGAGAATGAGGCCATTTTCAGTGCAAATCGGCTCAATGGCCTGGAAATCTCCATCCTGGCTGAGAACCTCAACAACCCACATGATATTGTCATCTTCCATGAACTGAAGCAGCCAAGAG CTGCAGATGCCTGTGAGCTGAGTGCCCAGCCCAATGGAGGCTGTGAGTACCTGTGCCTTCCTGCTCCTCAAATCTCCAGCCACTCTCCCAAGTACACATGTGCCTGTCCTGACACTATGTGGCTGGGCCCAGACATGAAGAGGTGCTATCGAG CACCTCAATCTACCTCAACTACGACGTTAGCCTCTACTACATCAAGGACAGTAGCTGCCACCACAAGAGCCACTGGGACCACCATCCACAGCCCCACCTACCAGAATCACAGCACAGAAGCACCAAGCCTGGCAGCTGCAGTCCCAAGCTCAGTTAGTGTCCCCAGGGCTCCCAGCATCAACCCGTCTACCCCAAGCCCTGCAACCAGCAACCACTCCCAGCACT ATGGGAATGAAGGCGGCAAAATGGGCTCGACAGTTACTGCTGCTGTCATTGGGATTATCACGCCCATAG CCGTAATAGCTCTCCTATGTATGAGCGGCTACCTGATCTGGAGAAACTGGAAGAGGAAGAACACCAAGAGCATGAATTTTGACAACCCAGTCTACAGGAAAACaacagaagaagaagatgaagatgagCTCCATATAGGGAGGACTGCTCAGATTGGCCATGTCTATCCTGCA CGAGTGGCATTAAGCCTTGAAGATGATGGACTGCCCTGA
- the Lrp8 gene encoding low-density lipoprotein receptor-related protein 8 isoform X7, giving the protein MGRLERAALRPLALLLLLLMQLQHLAAAADPLRGGQGPIKECQEHQFRCRNERCIPSVWRCDEDDDCSDNSDEDDCPKKTCADSDFTCDNGHCIPERWKCDGEEECPDGSDESAATCPRQVCPAEKLSCGPTSHKCVPASWRCDGEKDCEGGADEAGCATLCAPHEFQCSNRSCLAAVFVCDGDDDCGDGSDERGCADPACGPREFRCGGVGGACIPERWVCDRQFDCEDHSDEAAELCGRAGLGTTSAPAACSPTAQFACRSGECIHLGWRCDGDRDCKDKSDEADCSVVGTCHGDEFQCGDGTCVLVIKRCNQEQDCPDGSDEAGCLQESTCEGPHRFQCKSGECVDSRKVCDAQRDCRDWSDELLKECGLNECLHNNGGCSHICTDLKIGFECTCPAGFRLLDQKTCGDIDECEDPDACSQICVNYKGYFKCECHPGYEMDTLTKNCKAVAGKSPSLIFTNRHEVRKIDLVKRDYSRLIPMLKNVVSLDVEVATNRIYWCDLSYRKIYSAYMDKASDPAEQEVLIDEQLHSPEGLAVDWVHKHIYWTDSGNKTISVATLDGGRRCTLFSRDLSEPRAIAVDPLRGFMYWSDWGYQAKIEKSGLNGVDRQTLVSDNIEWPNGITLDLLNERLYWVDSKLHQLSSIDFSGSNRKMLIFSPDFLSHPFGIAVFEDKVFWTDLENEAIFSANRLNGLEISILAENLNNPHDIVIFHELKQPRAADACELSAQPNGGCEYLCLPAPQISSHSPKYTCACPDTMWLGPDMKRCYRAPQSTSTTTLASTTSRTVAATTRATGTTIHSPTYQNHSTEAPSLAAAVPSSVSVPRAPSINPSTPSPATSNHSQHYGNEGGKMGSTVTAAVIGIITPIAVIALLCMSGYLIWRNWKRKNTKSMNFDNPVYRKTTEEEDEDELHIGRTAQIGHVYPAVTAAPTPEEPSFRAACRQVQASGIKP; this is encoded by the exons CTAAGAAGACCTGTGCGGACAGCGACTTCACCTGTGACAACGGCCACTGCATCCCCGAGCGGTGGAAGTGTGATGGAGAGGAGGAGTGTCCCGATGGCTCCGATGAGTCGGCGGCCACTTGCC CCAGGCAAGTGTGTCCTGCAGAGAAACTGAGCTGTGGACCTACCAGCCACAAGTGTGTGCCTGCCTCCTGGCGCTGTGACGGGGAGAAGGACTGCGAGGGTGGAGCAGATGAAGCTGGCTGTGCTACCT TGTGCGCCCCGCACGAGTTCCAGTGCAGCAACCGCTCGTGCCTGGCCGCGGTGTTCGTGTGCGACGGCGATGACGACTGTGGCGACGGTAGCGACGAGCGAGGCTGCGCGGACCCTGCCTGTGGGCCCCGTGAGTTCCGTTGTGGAGGTGTCGGTGGCGCCTGCATCCCTGAGCGTTGGGTCTGCGACCGCCAGTTCGACTGTGAGGACCACTCGGATGAGGCGGCCGAGCTCTGTGGTCGAGCCGGCCTGGGGACCACGTCCGCGCCCGCAGCCTGCTCCCCCACTGCCCAGTTTGCCTGCCGCAGTGGCGAGTGCATACACCTGGGCTGGCGCTGTGACGGCGACCGCGACTGCAAGGACAAGTCAGACGAGGCCGACTGCT CAGTGGTGGGGACCTGCCATGGGGACGAGTTCCAGTGTGGGGATGGGACTTGTGTCCTTGTAATCAAACGCTGCAACCAGGAACAAGACTGTCCAGATGGGAGTGATGAAGCTGGCTGCTTACAGG AGTCAACCTGTGAGGGTCCCCACAGATTTCAGTGTAAGAGTGGCGAGTGCGTGGACAGCAGGAAAGTGTGTGATGCTCAGAGGGACTGCCGGGACTGGTCGGATGAGCTTCTGAAAGAGTGTG GGCTGAACGAGTGTCTGCATAACAATGGTGGCTGTTCCCACATCTGCACTGACCTCAAGATCGGCTTTGAGTGTACCTGTCCAGCGGGCTTCCGGCTTCTGGACCAGAAGACCTGTGGCG ACATTGACGAGTGTGAGGACCCGGATGCCTGCAGCCAGATCTGTGTGAATTACAAGGGATACTTTAAGTGCGAGTGTCACCCTGGCTATGAAATGGACACATTGACCAAGAACTGCAAGGCTGTGG ctgggaagagcCCGTCCCTAATCTTCACCAACCGGCACGAGGTGCGGAAGATAGACCTGGTGAAGCGGGACTACTCACGCCTCATCCCCATGCTCAAGAATGTTGTGTCACTAGATGTGGAAGTTGCAACCAATCGCATCTACTGGTGTGACCTCTCCTACCGCAAAATCTATAG TGCCTACATGGACAAGGCCAGTGACCCGGCAGAGCAAGAGGTACTCATTGATGAGCAGCTACACTCTCCAGAAGGCCTGGCCGTGGACTGGGTCCACAAGCACATCTATTGGACAGACTCAGGCAATAAGACCATCTCAGTGGCCACACTCGATGGTGGCCGCAGATGCACTCTCTTCAGCCGTGACCTCAGTGAACCCCGAGCCATTGCTGTCGATCCCCTGCGAGG GTTCATGTACTGGTCTGACTGGGGGTACCAGGCCAAGATTGAGAAGTCTGGGCTCAATGGTGTGGACCGGCAAACACTGGTATCAGACAATATTGAATGGCCCAACGGAATCACCCTGG ATTTGCTGAATGAGCGATTATACTGGGTGGACTCCAAGCTGCACCAGCTGTCCAGCATTGACTTCAGTGGAAGCAATAGAAAGATGCTGATTTTCTCCCCTGACTTCCTGAGCCACCCCTTTGGGATAGCTGTGTTTGAG GACAAGGTGTTCTGGACAGACCTGGAGAATGAGGCCATTTTCAGTGCAAATCGGCTCAATGGCCTGGAAATCTCCATCCTGGCTGAGAACCTCAACAACCCACATGATATTGTCATCTTCCATGAACTGAAGCAGCCAAGAG CTGCAGATGCCTGTGAGCTGAGTGCCCAGCCCAATGGAGGCTGTGAGTACCTGTGCCTTCCTGCTCCTCAAATCTCCAGCCACTCTCCCAAGTACACATGTGCCTGTCCTGACACTATGTGGCTGGGCCCAGACATGAAGAGGTGCTATCGAG CACCTCAATCTACCTCAACTACGACGTTAGCCTCTACTACATCAAGGACAGTAGCTGCCACCACAAGAGCCACTGGGACCACCATCCACAGCCCCACCTACCAGAATCACAGCACAGAAGCACCAAGCCTGGCAGCTGCAGTCCCAAGCTCAGTTAGTGTCCCCAGGGCTCCCAGCATCAACCCGTCTACCCCAAGCCCTGCAACCAGCAACCACTCCCAGCACT ATGGGAATGAAGGCGGCAAAATGGGCTCGACAGTTACTGCTGCTGTCATTGGGATTATCACGCCCATAG CCGTAATAGCTCTCCTATGTATGAGCGGCTACCTGATCTGGAGAAACTGGAAGAGGAAGAACACCAAGAGCATGAATTTTGACAACCCAGTCTACAGGAAAACaacagaagaagaagatgaagatgagCTCCATATAGGGAGGACTGCTCAGATTGGCCATGTCTATCCTGCA GTCACAGCTGCACCAACTCCCGAAGAACCCTCTTTCCGAGCTGCCTGTCGTCAAGTGCAAG CGAGTGGCATTAAGCCTTGA
- the Lrp8 gene encoding low-density lipoprotein receptor-related protein 8 isoform X8 translates to MGRLERAALRPLALLLLLLMQLQHLAAAADPLRGGQGPIKECQEHQFRCRNERCIPSVWRCDEDDDCSDNSDEDDCPKKTCADSDFTCDNGHCIPERWKCDGEEECPDGSDESAATCPRQVCPAEKLSCGPTSHKCVPASWRCDGEKDCEGGADEAGCATLCAPHEFQCSNRSCLAAVFVCDGDDDCGDGSDERGCADPACGPREFRCGGVGGACIPERWVCDRQFDCEDHSDEAAELCGRAGLGTTSAPAACSPTAQFACRSGECIHLGWRCDGDRDCKDKSDEADCSVVGTCHGDEFQCGDGTCVLVIKRCNQEQDCPDGSDEAGCLQESTCEGPHRFQCKSGECVDSRKVCDAQRDCRDWSDELLKECGLNECLHNNGGCSHICTDLKIGFECTCPAGFRLLDQKTCGDIDECEDPDACSQICVNYKGYFKCECHPGYEMDTLTKNCKAVAGKSPSLIFTNRHEVRKIDLVKRDYSRLIPMLKNVVSLDVEVATNRIYWCDLSYRKIYSAYMDKASDPAEQEVLIDEQLHSPEGLAVDWVHKHIYWTDSGNKTISVATLDGGRRCTLFSRDLSEPRAIAVDPLRGFMYWSDWGYQAKIEKSGLNGVDRQTLVSDNIEWPNGITLDLLNERLYWVDSKLHQLSSIDFSGSNRKMLIFSPDFLSHPFGIAVFEDKVFWTDLENEAIFSANRLNGLEISILAENLNNPHDIVIFHELKQPRAADACELSAQPNGGCEYLCLPAPQISSHSPKYTCACPDTMWLGPDMKRCYRAPQSTSTTTLASTTSRTVAATTRATGTTIHSPTYQNHSTEAPSLAAAVPSSVSVPRAPSINPSTPSPATSNHSQHYGNEGGKMGSTVTAAVIGIITPIAVIALLCMSGYLIWRNWKRKNTKSMNFDNPVYRKTTEEEDEDELHIGRTAQIGHVYPARVALSLEDDGLP, encoded by the exons CTAAGAAGACCTGTGCGGACAGCGACTTCACCTGTGACAACGGCCACTGCATCCCCGAGCGGTGGAAGTGTGATGGAGAGGAGGAGTGTCCCGATGGCTCCGATGAGTCGGCGGCCACTTGCC CCAGGCAAGTGTGTCCTGCAGAGAAACTGAGCTGTGGACCTACCAGCCACAAGTGTGTGCCTGCCTCCTGGCGCTGTGACGGGGAGAAGGACTGCGAGGGTGGAGCAGATGAAGCTGGCTGTGCTACCT TGTGCGCCCCGCACGAGTTCCAGTGCAGCAACCGCTCGTGCCTGGCCGCGGTGTTCGTGTGCGACGGCGATGACGACTGTGGCGACGGTAGCGACGAGCGAGGCTGCGCGGACCCTGCCTGTGGGCCCCGTGAGTTCCGTTGTGGAGGTGTCGGTGGCGCCTGCATCCCTGAGCGTTGGGTCTGCGACCGCCAGTTCGACTGTGAGGACCACTCGGATGAGGCGGCCGAGCTCTGTGGTCGAGCCGGCCTGGGGACCACGTCCGCGCCCGCAGCCTGCTCCCCCACTGCCCAGTTTGCCTGCCGCAGTGGCGAGTGCATACACCTGGGCTGGCGCTGTGACGGCGACCGCGACTGCAAGGACAAGTCAGACGAGGCCGACTGCT CAGTGGTGGGGACCTGCCATGGGGACGAGTTCCAGTGTGGGGATGGGACTTGTGTCCTTGTAATCAAACGCTGCAACCAGGAACAAGACTGTCCAGATGGGAGTGATGAAGCTGGCTGCTTACAGG AGTCAACCTGTGAGGGTCCCCACAGATTTCAGTGTAAGAGTGGCGAGTGCGTGGACAGCAGGAAAGTGTGTGATGCTCAGAGGGACTGCCGGGACTGGTCGGATGAGCTTCTGAAAGAGTGTG GGCTGAACGAGTGTCTGCATAACAATGGTGGCTGTTCCCACATCTGCACTGACCTCAAGATCGGCTTTGAGTGTACCTGTCCAGCGGGCTTCCGGCTTCTGGACCAGAAGACCTGTGGCG ACATTGACGAGTGTGAGGACCCGGATGCCTGCAGCCAGATCTGTGTGAATTACAAGGGATACTTTAAGTGCGAGTGTCACCCTGGCTATGAAATGGACACATTGACCAAGAACTGCAAGGCTGTGG ctgggaagagcCCGTCCCTAATCTTCACCAACCGGCACGAGGTGCGGAAGATAGACCTGGTGAAGCGGGACTACTCACGCCTCATCCCCATGCTCAAGAATGTTGTGTCACTAGATGTGGAAGTTGCAACCAATCGCATCTACTGGTGTGACCTCTCCTACCGCAAAATCTATAG TGCCTACATGGACAAGGCCAGTGACCCGGCAGAGCAAGAGGTACTCATTGATGAGCAGCTACACTCTCCAGAAGGCCTGGCCGTGGACTGGGTCCACAAGCACATCTATTGGACAGACTCAGGCAATAAGACCATCTCAGTGGCCACACTCGATGGTGGCCGCAGATGCACTCTCTTCAGCCGTGACCTCAGTGAACCCCGAGCCATTGCTGTCGATCCCCTGCGAGG GTTCATGTACTGGTCTGACTGGGGGTACCAGGCCAAGATTGAGAAGTCTGGGCTCAATGGTGTGGACCGGCAAACACTGGTATCAGACAATATTGAATGGCCCAACGGAATCACCCTGG ATTTGCTGAATGAGCGATTATACTGGGTGGACTCCAAGCTGCACCAGCTGTCCAGCATTGACTTCAGTGGAAGCAATAGAAAGATGCTGATTTTCTCCCCTGACTTCCTGAGCCACCCCTTTGGGATAGCTGTGTTTGAG GACAAGGTGTTCTGGACAGACCTGGAGAATGAGGCCATTTTCAGTGCAAATCGGCTCAATGGCCTGGAAATCTCCATCCTGGCTGAGAACCTCAACAACCCACATGATATTGTCATCTTCCATGAACTGAAGCAGCCAAGAG CTGCAGATGCCTGTGAGCTGAGTGCCCAGCCCAATGGAGGCTGTGAGTACCTGTGCCTTCCTGCTCCTCAAATCTCCAGCCACTCTCCCAAGTACACATGTGCCTGTCCTGACACTATGTGGCTGGGCCCAGACATGAAGAGGTGCTATCGAG CACCTCAATCTACCTCAACTACGACGTTAGCCTCTACTACATCAAGGACAGTAGCTGCCACCACAAGAGCCACTGGGACCACCATCCACAGCCCCACCTACCAGAATCACAGCACAGAAGCACCAAGCCTGGCAGCTGCAGTCCCAAGCTCAGTTAGTGTCCCCAGGGCTCCCAGCATCAACCCGTCTACCCCAAGCCCTGCAACCAGCAACCACTCCCAGCACT ATGGGAATGAAGGCGGCAAAATGGGCTCGACAGTTACTGCTGCTGTCATTGGGATTATCACGCCCATAG CCGTAATAGCTCTCCTATGTATGAGCGGCTACCTGATCTGGAGAAACTGGAAGAGGAAGAACACCAAGAGCATGAATTTTGACAACCCAGTCTACAGGAAAACaacagaagaagaagatgaagatgagCTCCATATAGGGAGGACTGCTCAGATTGGCCATGTCTATCCTGCA CGAGTGGCATTAAGCCTTGAAGATGATGGACTGCCCTGA